AAGGCCGCCATCCGCTACGTGCGGCACTTCGCCGGGATTCTCGGCGTCGACGCCGGCAGCCTGGCCGTCTGGGGCGAGTCGGCGGGCGGCCATCTGGCGGCGATGGCCGGACTCAGCGGTCCCGGATCCGCCGGCGGAGCTCACGAGGGTGACGAGGGGGTGACCGGCGAGGACTCCTCGGTGCGCGCGGTCGTCGACTGGTACGGCGTGTCCGACATCACCGCTGCCGCCCGGGCGTTCCCGGCGCAGCTCGCGCCGGCGCCGTCGGGTCCGGCCGGCGTCGTGGATCCCTACACCGCGCTGCTGGGCGCCGCCCCGGCTGACCGCCCTGAGCTGGCCCGCGCCGCCAGCCCGGTGTCCTACACACAGGGCGGCGGCCATCCCCCGTTCCTGCTGATCCACGGGACGTCCGACGGCCTGGTCCCGTTCGAGCAGAGCGTGGCGCTGGCCGAGGGCCTGCGCGAGTCCGGCTCCCCGGTCGAGCTCGTCCCCGTGGAGGGCGCCGACCACATCTTCCTCGGCGCGCCGGACATTCCGGCCCTGGTGCGGCGCAGCGTCGACTTCCTCGCCGACCACCTCATGGCCCGTCAGGCGCCGTGAGCCGCGGACCGGTTCGCCGCAGACCGGTGCACTGCG
This genomic interval from Streptacidiphilus rugosus AM-16 contains the following:
- a CDS encoding alpha/beta hydrolase, coding for MTQQDFPPLDSGWPPPRFLPPPPPRVAADGTQHFEGVTYATTFGYRPRLLDVHVPARAVAQGLAPVVLWIHGGGWMDGDRRYPPPTVPAELLFGTALAAGLAVVTVDYRHSLEAPFPAQLHDVKAAIRYVRHFAGILGVDAGSLAVWGESAGGHLAAMAGLSGPGSAGGAHEGDEGVTGEDSSVRAVVDWYGVSDITAAARAFPAQLAPAPSGPAGVVDPYTALLGAAPADRPELARAASPVSYTQGGGHPPFLLIHGTSDGLVPFEQSVALAEGLRESGSPVELVPVEGADHIFLGAPDIPALVRRSVDFLADHLMARQAP